The proteins below are encoded in one region of Triticum aestivum cultivar Chinese Spring chromosome 1B, IWGSC CS RefSeq v2.1, whole genome shotgun sequence:
- the LOC123122612 gene encoding protein FAR1-RELATED SEQUENCE 5, with translation MAETNKENVIRTSLPQVGQKFTDLAEAWSFWVNYGGTNKEYRSFGVFVGFNHFRETVIFGAALLFDETRGSFKWLFEAFVEAHNGKQPRAIFTDQDTAMGLAVGDVFTQAWHGLCTYHIMQNAVKHLCNSKVEESKKEEDEEPHILLDFSACMYNIEDKAAFEEAFDIMRNKVDKKKASWLDSIYKLKEKWTECYMRDVFTLGMRSTQLSESFNSDLKKHLKSDFDIIRFLKHFERVVQGKRNKELDAEFEATKKLPRIGMETPMLLQTSEAYTPTIFEAFKSEYRRSMAACSRALDGDNTYAVTIVRGNGDLSSELERIVVGDPLEQTTSCSCFQFKRTGVLCAHALKVLDLMNIKLLPNHYLLKRWTREAKSGTIQDTKGRDIIEDPKLDAMLRYKFVSHKFHDFASEAASDPECILLVDNALDILAKQVREKLRISRSILSEYSNVQPNVQQDEGLLSSARLKKKEVQPKSSKRHKPWIEKTCK, from the exons ATGGCAGAAACCAACAA GGAGAATGTGATTCGTACATCCTTACCTCAAGTTGGTCAGAAATTCACAGACTTGGCTGAGGCATGGTCATTTTGGGTTAACTATGGAGGCACAAACAAAGAATATAGGTCTTTTGGTGTTTTCGTCGGATTCAATCATTTTAGAGAGACCGTTATTTTTGGTGCTGCTCTTTTGTTTGATGAAACACGTGGCTCTTTCAAATGGTTATTTGAGGCTTTTGTAGAGGCACACAACGGAAAGCAACCTAGAGCTATATTTACCGATCAAGACACGGCAATGGGATTGGCTGTTGGAGATGTTTTCACCCAAGCATGGCATGGCTTGTGCACCTACCACATCATGCAAAATGCCGTCAAGCACTTGTGCAATAGCAAAGTTGAAGAATCAaaaaaagaggaagatgaagaacctcatatCCTCTTAGATTTCAGCGCTTGTATGTATAATATTGAGGACAAGGCAGCCTTTGAAGAGGCATTTGACATCATGAGAAATAAGGTGGATAAGAAGAAGGCCTCATGGCTAGATAGCATCTACAAGTTAAAAGAAAAGTGGACTGAATGTTACATGAGGGATGTTTTCACATTGGGAATGAGAAGCACACAATTAAGTGAGAGTTTCAATAGTGATTTGAAAAAACATCTCAAATCAGATTTTGACATCATTCGCTTCTTAAAACATTTTGAAAGGGTTGTGCAAGGAAAAAGAAACAAGGAGCTAGATGCAGAATTTGAAGCTACTAAAAAACTGCCTAGAATAGGGATGGAGACTCCTATGTTGTTGCAAACAAGCGAAGCTTACACACCGACCATATTTGAAGCATTCAAATCTGAATATAGAAGATCCATGGCTGCATGTAGTAGAGCATTGGATGGAGATAATACATATGCTGTTACAATTGTGAGGGGTAATGGTGATTTGAGTTCCGAACTAGAGCGCATAGTTGTCGGTGATCCTTTGGAGCAAACGACTTCTTGTAGCTGTTTTCAGTTTAAAAGGACCGGAGTATTGTGTGCGCATGCTTTAAAAGTTCTTGACTTGATGAATATCAAGTTATTGCCAAACCATTATCTTTTAAAGAGATGGACCCGAGAAGCAAAATCTGGAACTATACAAGATACCAAAGGAAGGGATATAATTGAAGATCCAAAATTGGATGCTATGTTGCGGTACAAGTTTGTTTCtcacaaatttcatgattttgCAAGTGAAGCCGCAAGCGATCCGGAATGTATCTTGTTGGTGGACAATGCATTGGACATCCTTGCCAAGCAAGTACGGGAAAAACTGAGGATATCTAGAAGTATTTTGAGTGAATACTCTAATGTGCAGCCTAATGTTCAACAAGATGAGGGTTTGCTTAGTTCTGCACGCCTCAAGAAAAAAGAGGTTCAACCGAAAAGTTCAAAGAGACATAAACCTTGGATCGAGAAGACATGCAAGTAG
- the LOC123122607 gene encoding FBD-associated F-box protein At3g52670 translates to MGQKGRRRQNLAQNGVNRRKDSLYQQVGDGDSQNGETLTYSMPYLPEDIWHRIHSLMPMRDAARAACLSRAFLHSWRCHPNLALDWQTLCSKSKGGGANFSRKIDSIIRNHSGFGLKRLKLDIFDDDRTLPYIDSWLQFAVTPGIEELTLVLYKKYNFPCSLLSDGVRNSIRYLELRRSAFRPMAELGPLRSLTSLHLCSVRITGDEVGCFLSNSPALEQLELYDCKEIIFLKIPCMLQRLRCLSVFSCWMLQLIECKAPNLSSIYASGENIKLSLSEALCMKELCMCFPNVISYALAELPSIMPNLETLEIGSEDEVVNTPMLPTKFIHLKHLNIQITESDDYFHLASFLDASPSLETLFLDVSKDKEYVDRESVFGGSSLHLRQLPEDRHVCLKLKRVEIIGFSSAKSLIELTRCIVKKAVSLELLVLDTLDGSDRCCGEYKCRPIGKTVLEENKCRPISETVFKEASRAVVAVRRFIEDQVPPTAKLSVLEPCTRCHSSHELAAGDMAVEGG, encoded by the exons ATGGGGCAGAAGGGGCGTCGCCGCCAAAACCTAGCCCAGA ATGGGGTGAATAGAAGAAAGGACTCTCTCTATCAACAAGTTGGCGATGGCGATTCTCAAAATGGCGAAACATTGACATATTCAATGCCATACCTTCCAGAG GACATCTGGCATCGTATACATTCCCTAATGCCAATGCGTGATGCTGCTCGTGCTGCTTGCCTTTCTCGCGCCTTTCTACATTCCTGGAGGTGTCATCCCAACCTCGCCTTGGACTGGCAAACGCTTTGCTCCAAGTCCAAGGGAGGTGGAGCAAATTTTAGCCGCAAAATTGACAGCATAATTAGAAACCACTCAGGATTTGGCTTGAAGAGATTGAAGCTTGATATATTTGATGATGACCGTACCTTGCCTTATATCGACAGTTGGCTCCAGTTTGCTGTCACACCAGGGATTGAGGAGCTCACCCTTGTACTATATAAAAAGTACAACTTCCCATGCTCACTTCTATCTGATGGAGTTAGAAACTCAATTCGGTATCTTGAACTTCGCCGTAGTGCCTTCCGTCCCATGGCTGAACTTGGCCCCTTGAGAAGCCTAACAAGTCTGCATCTGTGTTCCGTGCGTATTACTGGGGATGAAGTAGGGTGCTTTCTTTCCAACTCCCCTGCTTTGGAGCAGTTGGAACTTTATGATTGCAAGGAGATAATTTTTCTGAAGATACCTTGCATGCTGCAGCGGCTCAGGTGCCTGAGTGTTTTTTCATGCTGGATGCTTCAATTGATAGAGTGCAAAGCTCCAAATCTCTCCAGTATTTACGCTAGTGGAGAAAATATAAAACTCTCACTCTCAGAAGCATTGTGCATGAAGGAGTTGTGCATGTGCTTTCCCAACGTCATCAGTTATGCTCTTGCTGAGCTGCCGTCCATTATGCCAAATCTTGAGACTCTTGAAATAGGTTCAGAGGATGAG GTGGTTAATACACCAATGCTGCCTACCAAATTCATCCACCTCAAGCACCTGAATATTCAAATTACAGAATCCGATGATTATTTTCACCTGGCTTCTTTCTTGGATGCATCTCCTTCCTTGGAGACTTTGTTCTTGGAT GTATCTAAGGATAAGGAATATGTGGATCGTGAATCAGTTTTTGGAGGTTCCTCACTACATTTGAGGCAGCTGCCCGAAGACCGCCATGTCTGCCTCAAACTCAAACGTGTGGAGATCATAGGGTTCAGCTCTGCAAAGAGCTTGATTGAGCTCACACGTTGCATTGTCAAGAAGGCAGTCTCACTTGAGCTGCTTGTGTTGGACACCCTTGATGGTAGTGATAGGTGTTGTGGTGAATATAAGTGTAGGCCCATTGGCAAGACTGTTCTCGAGGAAAATAAGTGTAGGCCCATTAGCGAGACTGTTTTCAAGGAAGCCTCTAGAGCGGTCGTGGCTGTAAGAAGGTTCATTGAGGATCAAGTCCCGCCTACAGCTAAGCTGAGTGTCCTGGAGCCATGCACACGGTGTCATTCGAGTCATGAGCTTGCAGCCGGTGATATGGCGGTGGAGGGTGGTTGA
- the LOC123122618 gene encoding serine carboxypeptidase-like 51 isoform X1, protein MEMDKHGRPLLALLSLLLCISLLRASSAASVTAGNPDGTELWGFVEVRPKAHLFWWYYKSPQRVSTPSRPWPTVLWLQGGPGASGVGIGNFMEIGPLDVNLKPRNSTWLQKADLIFVDNPVGVGYSYVEDDSLLVTTDWQAATDATTLLKALVKELPTLQQGSPLFLVAESYGGKYAATLGVSVARAVRAGDLKIKLAGVALGDSWVSPEDFTLAYAPLLLEVSRLDDNAGDAAKKKAATVKEQIAAGRLADSQGSWSELLDFIDSKSASVDMYNFLLDAGMDPVAADLPATSSAPTTSSNAQVMKYSTYLGGSHEEAGSNTTNTLGGIMNGVIKEKLKIIPKDHEWHELSDPVYNALVNDFMKPRIDEVDELLSYGVDVTVYNGQMTQLYEARRDLLDQGRGGMGAKAQMGRAEELPEPAAAASVLRIIQGHQGLRQVLQEPAFLLDPRRWPLRACRPALHCAEHDRWHNPLSSRLGEEEDPDQILSAG, encoded by the exons ATGGAAATGGACAAGCACGGTCGACCTCTGCTTGCTCTGCTTTCGCTACTCCTCTGCATCTCCCTGCTCCGGGCCAGCTCGGCGGCTTCCGTCACCGCCGGCAACCCCGACGGCACGGAGCTCTGGGGATTCGTCGAAGTCCGACCAA AGGCCCACCTGTTCTGGTGGTACTACAAGAGCCCCCAGAGGGTGTCGACGCCGTCCAGGCCATGGCCGACCGTCCTCTGGCTACAGGGCGGTCCC GGAGCGTCGGGGGTGGGCATCGGCAACTTCATGGAGATCGGGCCCCTCGACGTCAACCTGAAGCCTCGAAACTCGACGTGGCTGCAGAAGGCCGACCTCATCTTCGTG GACAACCCTGTGGGGGTCGGGTACAGTTACGTTGAGGACGACAGCCTGCTGGTGACGACTGACTGGCAGGCGGCCACGGACGCCACCACGCTGCTCAAGGCGCTCGTCAAGGAGCTGCCCACCCTGCAGCAGGGGAGCCCCCTCTTCCTTGTCGCCGAGTCCTACGGCGGAAAGTACGCGGCCACACTCGGCGTCTCCGTCGCAAGggccgtccgtgccggcgacctcAAGATCAAGCTCGCAGGCGTCGCGCTCGGGGATAGCTGGGTCTCGCCGGAGGATTTCACG CTCGCTTACGCGCCGCTGCTCCTGGAGGTTTCGAGGCTCGACGACAACGCCGGCGACGCCGCCAAGAA GAAGGCGGCGACGGTGAAGGAGCAAATCGCGGCCGGGCGGCTGGCCGACTCGCAGGGGTCGTGGTCGGAGCTGTTGGATTTCATTGACTCCAAGAGCGCCAGCGTC GACATGTACAATTTCCTGCTCGACGCCGGCATGGACCCGGTGGCGGCGGACCTACCGGCGACCTCGTCGGCTCCGACGACGTCGAGCAACGCGCAAGTGATGAAGTACTCGACGTACCTCGGCGGCAGCCATGAGGAAGCCGGCTCCAACACCACCAACACCCTCGGCGGCATCATGAACGGGGTCATCAAGGAGAAGCTCAAGATCATCCCCAAAGACCACGA GTGGCACGAGCTGTCCGATCCCGTCTACAACGCGCTGGTCAACGACTTCATGAAGCCACGGATCGACGAG GTTGACGAGCTGCTGTCTTACGGTGTAGATGTCACGGTTTATAATGGCCAG atgacccaactttatgaAGCTCGACGTGATTTGCTCGACCAAGGGCGCGGAGGCATGGGTGCAAAAGCTCAA ATGGGACGGGCTGAAGAACTTCCTGAGCCTGCCGCGGCAGCCTCTGTCCTGCGGATCATCCAAGGTCACCAAGGCCTTCGTCAGGTCCTACAAGAACCTGCATTTCTACTGGATCCTCGGCGCTGGCCACTTC GTGCCTGCCGACCAGCCTTGCATTGCGCTGAGCATGATCGCTGGCATAACCCACTCTCCAGCCGGCTAGGTGAGGAGGAGGACCCGGATCAGATCCTGTCTGCCGGGTAG
- the LOC123122618 gene encoding serine carboxypeptidase-like 51 isoform X3, producing the protein MEMDKHGRPLLALLSLLLCISLLRASSAASVTAGNPDGTELWGFVEVRPKAHLFWWYYKSPQRVSTPSRPWPTVLWLQGGPGASGVGIGNFMEIGPLDVNLKPRNSTWLQKADLIFVDNPVGVGYSYVEDDSLLVTTDWQAATDATTLLKALVKELPTLQQGSPLFLVAESYGGKYAATLGVSVARAVRAGDLKIKLAGVALGDSWVSPEDFTLAYAPLLLEVSRLDDNAGDAAKKKAATVKEQIAAGRLADSQGSWSELLDFIDSKSASVDMYNFLLDAGMDPVAADLPATSSAPTTSSNAQVMKYSTYLGGSHEEAGSNTTNTLGGIMNGVIKEKLKIIPKDHEWHELSDPVYNALVNDFMKPRIDEVDELLSYGVDVTVYNGQLDVICSTKGAEAWVQKLKWDGLKNFLSLPRQPLSCGSSKVTKAFVRSYKNLHFYWILGAGHFVPADQPCIALSMIAGITHSPAG; encoded by the exons ATGGAAATGGACAAGCACGGTCGACCTCTGCTTGCTCTGCTTTCGCTACTCCTCTGCATCTCCCTGCTCCGGGCCAGCTCGGCGGCTTCCGTCACCGCCGGCAACCCCGACGGCACGGAGCTCTGGGGATTCGTCGAAGTCCGACCAA AGGCCCACCTGTTCTGGTGGTACTACAAGAGCCCCCAGAGGGTGTCGACGCCGTCCAGGCCATGGCCGACCGTCCTCTGGCTACAGGGCGGTCCC GGAGCGTCGGGGGTGGGCATCGGCAACTTCATGGAGATCGGGCCCCTCGACGTCAACCTGAAGCCTCGAAACTCGACGTGGCTGCAGAAGGCCGACCTCATCTTCGTG GACAACCCTGTGGGGGTCGGGTACAGTTACGTTGAGGACGACAGCCTGCTGGTGACGACTGACTGGCAGGCGGCCACGGACGCCACCACGCTGCTCAAGGCGCTCGTCAAGGAGCTGCCCACCCTGCAGCAGGGGAGCCCCCTCTTCCTTGTCGCCGAGTCCTACGGCGGAAAGTACGCGGCCACACTCGGCGTCTCCGTCGCAAGggccgtccgtgccggcgacctcAAGATCAAGCTCGCAGGCGTCGCGCTCGGGGATAGCTGGGTCTCGCCGGAGGATTTCACG CTCGCTTACGCGCCGCTGCTCCTGGAGGTTTCGAGGCTCGACGACAACGCCGGCGACGCCGCCAAGAA GAAGGCGGCGACGGTGAAGGAGCAAATCGCGGCCGGGCGGCTGGCCGACTCGCAGGGGTCGTGGTCGGAGCTGTTGGATTTCATTGACTCCAAGAGCGCCAGCGTC GACATGTACAATTTCCTGCTCGACGCCGGCATGGACCCGGTGGCGGCGGACCTACCGGCGACCTCGTCGGCTCCGACGACGTCGAGCAACGCGCAAGTGATGAAGTACTCGACGTACCTCGGCGGCAGCCATGAGGAAGCCGGCTCCAACACCACCAACACCCTCGGCGGCATCATGAACGGGGTCATCAAGGAGAAGCTCAAGATCATCCCCAAAGACCACGA GTGGCACGAGCTGTCCGATCCCGTCTACAACGCGCTGGTCAACGACTTCATGAAGCCACGGATCGACGAG GTTGACGAGCTGCTGTCTTACGGTGTAGATGTCACGGTTTATAATGGCCAG CTCGACGTGATTTGCTCGACCAAGGGCGCGGAGGCATGGGTGCAAAAGCTCAA ATGGGACGGGCTGAAGAACTTCCTGAGCCTGCCGCGGCAGCCTCTGTCCTGCGGATCATCCAAGGTCACCAAGGCCTTCGTCAGGTCCTACAAGAACCTGCATTTCTACTGGATCCTCGGCGCTGGCCACTTC GTGCCTGCCGACCAGCCTTGCATTGCGCTGAGCATGATCGCTGGCATAACCCACTCTCCAGCCGGCTAG
- the LOC123122618 gene encoding serine carboxypeptidase-like 51 isoform X2, giving the protein MEMDKHGRPLLALLSLLLCISLLRASSAASVTAGNPDGTELWGFVEVRPKAHLFWWYYKSPQRVSTPSRPWPTVLWLQGGPGASGVGIGNFMEIGPLDVNLKPRNSTWLQKADLIFVDNPVGVGYSYVEDDSLLVTTDWQAATDATTLLKALVKELPTLQQGSPLFLVAESYGGKYAATLGVSVARAVRAGDLKIKLAGVALGDSWVSPEDFTLAYAPLLLEVSRLDDNAGDAAKKKAATVKEQIAAGRLADSQGSWSELLDFIDSKSASVDMYNFLLDAGMDPVAADLPATSSAPTTSSNAQVMKYSTYLGGSHEEAGSNTTNTLGGIMNGVIKEKLKIIPKDHEWHELSDPVYNALVNDFMKPRIDEVDELLSYGVDVTVYNGQGIVCVWLEGALNVLDVICSTKGAEAWVQKLKWDGLKNFLSLPRQPLSCGSSKVTKAFVRSYKNLHFYWILGAGHFVPADQPCIALSMIAGITHSPAG; this is encoded by the exons ATGGAAATGGACAAGCACGGTCGACCTCTGCTTGCTCTGCTTTCGCTACTCCTCTGCATCTCCCTGCTCCGGGCCAGCTCGGCGGCTTCCGTCACCGCCGGCAACCCCGACGGCACGGAGCTCTGGGGATTCGTCGAAGTCCGACCAA AGGCCCACCTGTTCTGGTGGTACTACAAGAGCCCCCAGAGGGTGTCGACGCCGTCCAGGCCATGGCCGACCGTCCTCTGGCTACAGGGCGGTCCC GGAGCGTCGGGGGTGGGCATCGGCAACTTCATGGAGATCGGGCCCCTCGACGTCAACCTGAAGCCTCGAAACTCGACGTGGCTGCAGAAGGCCGACCTCATCTTCGTG GACAACCCTGTGGGGGTCGGGTACAGTTACGTTGAGGACGACAGCCTGCTGGTGACGACTGACTGGCAGGCGGCCACGGACGCCACCACGCTGCTCAAGGCGCTCGTCAAGGAGCTGCCCACCCTGCAGCAGGGGAGCCCCCTCTTCCTTGTCGCCGAGTCCTACGGCGGAAAGTACGCGGCCACACTCGGCGTCTCCGTCGCAAGggccgtccgtgccggcgacctcAAGATCAAGCTCGCAGGCGTCGCGCTCGGGGATAGCTGGGTCTCGCCGGAGGATTTCACG CTCGCTTACGCGCCGCTGCTCCTGGAGGTTTCGAGGCTCGACGACAACGCCGGCGACGCCGCCAAGAA GAAGGCGGCGACGGTGAAGGAGCAAATCGCGGCCGGGCGGCTGGCCGACTCGCAGGGGTCGTGGTCGGAGCTGTTGGATTTCATTGACTCCAAGAGCGCCAGCGTC GACATGTACAATTTCCTGCTCGACGCCGGCATGGACCCGGTGGCGGCGGACCTACCGGCGACCTCGTCGGCTCCGACGACGTCGAGCAACGCGCAAGTGATGAAGTACTCGACGTACCTCGGCGGCAGCCATGAGGAAGCCGGCTCCAACACCACCAACACCCTCGGCGGCATCATGAACGGGGTCATCAAGGAGAAGCTCAAGATCATCCCCAAAGACCACGA GTGGCACGAGCTGTCCGATCCCGTCTACAACGCGCTGGTCAACGACTTCATGAAGCCACGGATCGACGAG GTTGACGAGCTGCTGTCTTACGGTGTAGATGTCACGGTTTATAATGGCCAG GGCATCGTCTGTGTGTGGTTAGAGGGCGCTCTTAATGTT CTCGACGTGATTTGCTCGACCAAGGGCGCGGAGGCATGGGTGCAAAAGCTCAA ATGGGACGGGCTGAAGAACTTCCTGAGCCTGCCGCGGCAGCCTCTGTCCTGCGGATCATCCAAGGTCACCAAGGCCTTCGTCAGGTCCTACAAGAACCTGCATTTCTACTGGATCCTCGGCGCTGGCCACTTC GTGCCTGCCGACCAGCCTTGCATTGCGCTGAGCATGATCGCTGGCATAACCCACTCTCCAGCCGGCTAG